TccgtctcagccgagaaagctgtcactgggtccctggttctgttttcttgctaatgctgtagttattgttgtttgtttgcctggttatactagtaaagaactgttattcctatccccagatctctgcctgaaagccccttgatttcaaatttataataattcagagggagggggtctacattctttcatcccaacagaggctcctgccctccctagcagacacctgtcttctagaaccaagacatCCCCACAAAGAGCACACTCCGGTGTTTTTGGTGTGAATTCATTGGGCAGAGGATTGATCAGAAGCCTTAGATGCACATCTCCCAGCCTTTCAGGGACGCAGGCTGGTTCTGAAACCCCCTTGGTGTCTGACAGTCATTCTGCAGGACCCATTCCCAAATAGAATATCAGTGTGCAGGACAGATCTAGAGACCTTTTGTACTTTACCACTTCCTCTTCTCTCTTACCCTCTCAGAGTTTTTCATGCAGGGTCTCAGTGTTGTGGCCATAAGTCattctctgtgcccagcacatGCTATCCAGAGTCTGTGTAGGATTATGTACACAGGGATATGTACCTTGGaatgctgcctgtgctctggtGTGACACAACAGCCCAAGCAGAGCATTGGTTTCTCCTGCAACATCAGCAAAGGGGATGTGCCCTGGCCTAAAGCAGATGCCCTGGGGGGAGTGGATTAGTGGGCTATTGAGAATGTCCATCCATTCAGCTCCCAGTTCCCTTATCTCTCACGTTTGTCTCTCTACTGGCTTTTCCACCTCCTTATAACTCTGTTCCTGGAAAAGGGTGGGTGGGAACGGAAACACTCCATTAAATCTGTCTCCATTTATTCCATTTCCACAGTGCATATGATAATGGGCATGCCAGACTCCTCCCGGGTGTCAATACCACAAACTAaatctttgctttgtttgttcAATTAGAACGAACCCAGGCTGTCAGGCTACCATCGTAAACTGCCACATCAGCAAGGATTGCACCTGGCCAGAGGAACTTCTGATCAAGAAATAAGCTTTTCTAGAGCCTTGAAAAGTCAGTATGTTGGATCAGATTCATTGGCTGGCTGCTGTGACAGTCCTGGGAGTCCTGGAGCAAGGTAGGGGCCATTAGATGCATGTATTCAAATAGTGGCTGGGTCAATCTCCTGTAACTccacagattttcttttgctttcatatttaaTGTCTCCTGTTGCACTGGCACTTCACTGCTTTTCAGACAGTGAACTGATATCTTGTCTGGGTTCTGGAGAGCATTCAGCCAAATGAGTGAATGGGAAGTCCTTTTTCTGAACTGACCTACCCCCTTTTTGGTAGATCTTTCCCCTCTACATGTAGGATTTCCCTCTTTGGGTTTATGGCAGTTCCTGAAGTGCATGTAGATGTGAGCATACAAAGAGCTCTGCAGTGTGAAAGGGTGGAAGGATGGGCTGTGGTTGGTCACATGGAACATCTCCCACTCATAAGTCCACATTGCATGACAATTTAATTCAGTGTCTGGTTGGCTTATCTGTGGCATCAGTTCCATCCCTACACAGATATCAGAATttagaagaggagaaaaataaaagactaaaaaaaccttgaaattGTCGGTAGTAAAGTGCATCTGAATTGTGTAACAATTTTACCATCTGCCAATTATGCAAGAAAGCAGATAACACTGGTAATACGTGACTGTATATTCCTTGCTGCGCTACAGCTCTGGGTCATTCCTTTTCCTTATCTAAAAGGAAACCTGTGATTTTATTCTAGCTTTCTCTGCTCAGTGGGGTGTGGGGTTAGGAGAAGACTGCAGATCTTTTTTCCCAGCCTCTGGCCAGCTCCTGACTCCACTGTGCATAGCCATAGGACTGACCAATGatacttttctctcttttgctgcAGCCTACTTCTTCCTCCAGGTGATCTATGCTAGGAGGTTGTTTGGTGTTTCACCTCCAAAGATCTCAGGCCCTCCTGAATTTGAAAGGATCTTTCGAGCACAGTAAGAAAATCCTCTTACCTGATGTTTGTCAGATCTCATGTCACCTCACTGTTTTTCCCCTGCTTTGCTATTCCTTTCCTGGAACTGTAATTAAGCAATTACCTCCCTCAAGGATGATTAATGGGTTGAAGAGTCAACATCAGAATTGGGTTGGCTCTTGAGTCATAAACCAGCCACTGCTGATAAAAGCACACATGGATCTCTGATGTACGGTGAAGAGCTCCTAAAGACATAACCCTTGGTGCCTGAGACTTAGACTGTTTTTATCCAAGTGGTGTCCAAACCTCAGGCagcttcagctctgctctgaatcTCACTCATGGACAAGGACAAGTTCCCAGAGAGatctcagctggagctgggatagGATAatccagcatctctgctgtgacTTCTGTGCTAGGGctgcagtggggagggaggagctTCCAGTGTTGTTGTAGCTgaccactgggaaaaaaaacaaatgagtaGCTGGAGCTGGATGCCCTCAGCCATccccttctctgctccttcACTAGCCTAGACTCATCTAGCATCTTTTGGTGCTACTGGGCCTTTGGGAGGACAGGGCATGGCATACAAACAATCCCAACAGTTATGTGCTCCCTCCAACTCCTGCACaaagcccaggctgctctggccTTATCTGCTTGAGGGACAGACCTTCCCTACAGCTCAGGGATTTGGGGCATCAACAGCAGGGTTTGAGCTGCAGCACTTGGGAAGGAGCAGTGGGAGTGTTCATGGAGCCTTTCTGTGCACAGTCTGACCTGTGAATCTTTTACTTAATTTCTTGTACCCTGGAGACCCTGTTCTTTCCactgtttaatttctgtgaataaagCTGGGACAGGAAgtgcaggaaaaggaacaagCCTGGACACTTTTTATGACAACATGAGTtctaaaaagcaaaatccttcAGTGTCTGGAAACTGCTAGGGGAAGCAAAAGAGGAAGagcttctttcctttccctagTTTATaacctttctctttccttccaggGTGAACTCCTCTGAGTATTTTCCCATCTTCCTGGCACTTCTGTGGCAGGCTGGACTCTTCTTCCATCAAGGTGAGAATATCCCTCTACCTGGTTTGTCACTGGATCTGTTCCCCTGCATGCTGCCCCAGTCCTCGGGTGCTACTCAACTTCTGAACAACAAATTAAGCAGTAATTCTGTCTCTGATGGGAGGGTAGAGCCAAAGGACACAGAGTCTCTATTCCTTCACTTTGGGCTACCTCCTTGGTTCCAAGTAGCTCTGAAAAGCCTTTGGAGACAATAACTGCGATCTCTCCTGAACACAGGTCTGGCTGCAGCCTTGGGTCTGCTCTATCTCTACGCTCGATACTGCTACTTTAAGGGATACAAGGCATCGTCCTCAGAAAGGTAAACAATCACACACACTCTTAGACACTCTTACACACACAGttacacactcacacacaccaGCACTCAGGGGAGTACATGGTAACCCCTGGGGGGTGTATTTTGGATTATAATCTGCTTTGGGAAAGCTCAAGACTCTTGGGTGCTCTGGGGCTTCTGCATAACTCAGCCTGGTCTCTGAAGCATAATGTGAGCATGGAtacagggctggggcagcaaCACAGGTACTGGgcaaggctggagctgccccaaGCCCTTTTGGTTGTGTTTGCTCCCTTGAGGAGGAAGCTGGGATCCCACGCAGGGGGCAGGGGACAGCCTTTCCACCCACttctgcagggaggaaggggCTGTTCCCAGGCGGGAAACTCGGTGTCAGCAGCTGCCTCTCTCCCACCAGACTCGCCCCGATATACTTCAGTGCTGGAGTCCTCTGGATTCTCATTGCAGTGTCAGCCCTGGGCATCctgcatttcttcctctctcacTATGTGGGGCTGAATGTCCTCCAGCGTCTGAGAGCATGACCCATCCTCTGTGTTTCATCACTGTCTTCATCTCcaagctccctcctgcctgccttaACAGACTGGCTGCAACTCAACAGCCCTCGATGAGAAATCCACCCTCACCTGAGCTTTTAACACCTCCTTCCTCACtgtccagcactgctgagctgttTAGGAGATATTTTTCACCCATGACACTTTGTGTGCCAAGTGCTCCACATCTGGCGGCTCCAGTGTGTCTGATGGGGAAACAACAATCCCAAACAAggacaaataaaagaaaactcttctcaGTCTGAGTTTCCCAGTGAGTTGCCAAAGGGAAGTGCCATGTGTTCCCCATTCTCAGCCCAGGCACAGAACACAGATTCATGCCAGTTTTCCAAGGCCCACACCTAAGAAAGACATTTGTTTGGAACCAGATGTGGGCTGAGACATAACAAAAGAGGTGAGATATAAACTGGAGCAGCCACCAACATGTTGTGCAAAAGTCTGTTGGTGCCCTCATGCTGGTTATCAGCCACTCCTGTAAATCAGACTGTGTGAATCCATCACCACTTCACATGTGCCGCTTTGAACTTGGTCCAGTGACAATAGGCACAAATAAAAGGTCACTGAAGTTGCTGTCCCGGGTGTCTCTTTGTGAGAGTGCAGCtagcagagaacagaaacatGAGTGTGTGAGTGCAAGGTGGCTGCCTTTGTTTCCCTGAGATACAGTCCAAATGGAGCCTGCAACCCTGTGTGCCATGGGAGGAGAGCTCTGAGGAGGGAGAAGCTGATTTTTGGAGATGTTGAACTCATGGATTGGGTGCTGAAccacacagcactgaaaagtgGTTTACCCAgtgctcagctccctcctgcaTCAGCAGGGGCTGGATTTTCATGAGTTCAGTATTCACAATACTGATGCTTTTGGCCACTGGTGCCTTCATGTTGGTGCCACAGTTCAGGAAAtgccagcagtgctctgtgTGTCACTATGGGGGGAATTCACACCAAACCCAGAGAGTGAAAATAATTGCATGAGCATGATGCCAGTCCAACCACATAACCAGgccccctgctctcccctccttttcccagcagtAGGCATATCTGGACTGTAAGAACAAAAGGCAGGGGTTTTTTGGAGgaaatgattaatttttactattgtttcttttccttccatggATTTTAAATTTGCTTCTCCAGCATAGCCCCCAGTCCACTTCCCTTTCAGGCTCTCCTGCCTTGGAGTCATGCTGCTGCATTGAAACTGACAAATGCTGCAGGGTAAGGCttaaagccaaacaaaaatagCTGTACAACACTTGTCTATGCAAAGTTTTCAGTGCAGCAGGGCCCCATCCTCGTGGGAATCCTCAGGTGTCACAGCAAGATAGATAATAACTTTTTCTCCTAGCATCTTTGGTgacacatttcagaaaagtcTGAGCATACTTTAACCCTGGCTGTGCTTTAGCAAGGTCAGGGAGGAACAGATTTCACAGTGAGATTTCAGTTAGTCTTTGCATTAACAGGTCCTACCATGTCCTGAAGTTGTTCCCCAGTCCTTACTTTTCACCAGTTTAACCATTCACCTCTCAGAGTTAATGCGTAGGgaccagccccagctgctggtgcaggtCCTGACTCTGCATCAAAACTCTGCTTTCAGGGGTTAGTCCAAGTGGATACTCACTGGTTCTGCAGACACAATCTTTGTCTTTTATCCTACAAGCAGATTTCTAAACCCACTATAAACCTGGAGCCACTGCCCACCTCAGCCCCGCTTGTGTCCGCTCTGTGTGTGACAGGGCCGCAGGATGACTCAGAGGAGGGAAATTAATGATTCAGCAGTGAGATTGTAGCCGGCTTCTCCCCTTGGATGCACAGAAGACCATTAAAAatcctggcacagcacagtcAGGCTCTGGCCTTGGTGGCTGCCACAGAAAATCTGATGGGCACATAATCAGCCCTTCAAACACTGTCAGAGGGGCAATTTCAGATGCCTCGAGCAGAAGGGAAGTTGTTTCCCTCCACCAGGGCTGCTGTCATTGCTCTGCTGCTTCATCAGTCAAAGAAAACCACTTCATGCTGATCGATGGTTCAAACAGACGATGATTTTGGGAGTAATCTACTCATgaagctgctgcccagcaccctgtgctggggctgtaTGGCACCGGTTTGCCCACCTGAGCCTGCTGCAGAAGTGCTGGGGGGCTGCACCTGCCACCGCGGGTCACCGTCCCGCAGGTGTGAAAGCCACGCCGTGAGCAGCAGAGTAAAGGTGATCCAGCCGCCAGCAGCACTGCCGCGCTCCTGTGGGCTCTGGTCCAGCGCTCAGAGGGAAGGTCCCACCgctgcccctgccatgggggGCCGGGCCCGCGCCGTGAGCCCCGCTCCCCTCGGGATCCGTGTCCCCGCTCCTCCCGGGATTTGCGCCCGCTCCGGCCGCCCCGGCCCCCGCCGCTTCCCCCGGGTGTCGGGAGAGGGCGCCGGTGCCCCGCGGCTGAGCGGGGGCGGGGCtgggggcggcggggcccggggggGTCCGAGGGCAGCGACCACCGACGGCTCCGGACCCGCCGCCTGTGCCCCAGCAGCGCTGGCTACGCCCCGAGAGGTGCCCGGGACAGCGCTCACCAGGCAGCCGGCACAGCCACGGCCTCTGGCACTCATCCACCAACCCGCCTGCTTCGAGTTTGATCCGAGCTGGGCCAGGCTCTGGCTTTAAGGCATTGGGGAGGGGAGTCCTGGAGCCTCGCAGGAGTCTCCTGGGGACGCTTACGACAGACAAAGCAAAGTCCGCTCTGCGGACTCCAGAGCTCCTTTCTGCTTCCTCCCCTTAGGGCTGCCAGTTCATTGCCAACAgcgggggggaaaaaaaaacacgTTTGGCGTGCGGTATTTGAATGCAAATTCACTCTGATAGTGCCACAGGCTCCCCGGATCAGCAGCCAGCCGGATGGGAGGCcagcagagagcaaaggaaaCCCGCAGAACCAGCGAGAACTTTTTTATCACAAGAGGTACAGAGGCTGAACTTGTAAACAAGCCTCTGTCCCCGGCGGGGCGGGTTCCACGCGAGTGACGGTGGAAGTGCAGAGCTCTGGCCCCGGACAGAGCAGCTGTCACCCGCCGCAGGCACCGCCGGCACGGTGTTCCCATCGCCGTGTTCCCAGGATCCCGGCCAGGTTCCTGCAAGGCTTTTGGATCACGGTGCAGAAGTTTGTAACTTATTATCTTGAAAGCTTCAAGGGCACCCGCGTCTACTTCCCTATCCTTGACGTGCTGGCCCGTGCCGGACACGGATAGGTCTGGTGCGGGCAGCGGCGGCTTTACAAGTGGCCACCAGACTGAAATATTGTGCCCTGGCATGAGGAAGAACAGCACCGGTACCCCCAAGCCCTCGGAAAAGCACCCCCAGTCCCTCCGGAACACGGCTTGGTGGGACGGATGGAGGACACCCTTGAATATCTCCGGGAAGCAGGGCTGCTAACTTTCTTTGGGCGAGGGGTGTTGTTTGAAAGTCCCGTGGGGCCGGGAAGGAGGGTGCAGCTGGTGGCCCCGGCTTTGTGGCACTGGCGTGTCAAGCGGGTTTCCATAGCACCAGCATCCATAACACGGGGCCAAAGCGAGGGAGAGAAGTAGGTCAGACAGGGCTAACAATACCGAGACGTGTCTATCTGTGGCTCAGCCTGACCCAGGAAAGGGGTGAAACGAAAAAgaatgggagagggaaagaaaaaagaaagaaagtatCCACAGTCTTAGCAATGAATTTCTTTCCCTCAGAAAAATGAGGACCTTTTAAAGCCACCTTTGTGTATCAGCGCTGAGCAACCGAGACTAGCACCCACCTCCTGCCCATCTGACAACGGGCTACAAGGGAATTCAAATGCTAATTTGGAGCCTGACTTCTCAATGGGCctttatttctgcagcagcaccaggggagCCAGCCGGCTAAAGCTGTGGGGATGCAGTCTCCGGAACAGGACTGTGGGACACTTCCCTTTCCCCTCACCATTCCTCACCGTCACTTTGTTCCCCCTTGTCTTAGTTTTACCTGTTTACGTGCAAGTGACTTCaagagcaaggaaaaagaaaggcgAGCACGTGGAGTTGTGTGAGTGAAATGCCCCCGCCAGTGACCCATTTTATGTGCTGAGTCTGCAGAGGCCTCGCTGTCGTTGTCACAGCATTTTGGGGGTTGCCTGCTTTGCAGTACGGTCGTTTTGAGCTATGTGTCCATCAATGCCAAAAGTAGGAAGAACATTATGGGAAGTGAGATCCAGAACCCTCTTGATCTGAGCAAAAATACAGACACACAGATCTGTTGGGCATGTAACAGAGCAAAGTCGGGGAAGGAGTGCTTTGCCCAAGGGGAGTTGGAGAGTGTGGGTGCAAGAGAGAGGTAGAGATTGACTGGGGTGAAGAGCAGGACTGTGGCTGACCTGTGTCATACCTAGGGCTGGAGAACACCGTATTTGGCTTAAACATCACCCCCACACCATCACAAGGAGATGAAGTAGTGGATGCAGGCACAGGGCGTTTCAGACAGGCCAGTGAGATCAGGCCCCTTGCCTGCAGGCAAGTTC
The Parus major isolate Abel chromosome 13, Parus_major1.1, whole genome shotgun sequence DNA segment above includes these coding regions:
- the LOC107210533 gene encoding leukotriene C4 synthase-like, with protein sequence MLDQIHWLAAVTVLGVLEQAYFFLQVIYARRLFGVSPPKISGPPEFERIFRAQVNSSEYFPIFLALLWQAGLFFHQGLAAALGLLYLYARYCYFKGYKASSSERLAPIYFSAGVLWILIAVSALGILHFFLSHYVGLNVLQRLRA